One part of the Clostridium thermosuccinogenes genome encodes these proteins:
- the tpiA gene encoding triose-phosphate isomerase: protein MSMLNKKTIEDIDVSGKKVIVRVDFNVPLDENRNITDDKRIVGALPTIKYLVDKGAKTILVSHLGRPKNGFEEKYSMKPTAVRLSELLGKEVIMAKDVIGEDAKAKAAALKPGEVLMLENVRFHKEEEKNDPAFAKELASLAEIYVNDAFGTAHRAHASTAGLADYLPAVCGYLIKKEIEFMGKALSNPERPFTAILGGAKVSDKIGVIENLLDKVDTLIIGGGMAYTFLKAKGYKIGDSICENDKLDLAKSLMEKAEKKGVKLMLPIGSIVGKEFKNDTEYKYVPSDAMPDGWMGMDIGSLTIEQFSKEIKKSKTIVWNGPMGVFEFPNFATGTKEIARAVAESGAISIVGGGDSAAAIEQLGFADKITHISTGGGASLEFLEGKVLPGIAVLMDKNPRKKIAAGNWKMNKTASEAVEFVEALKPRVADADTEVVVGVPFVCLPAVKKAVEGSNIKVAAQNMHWEEKGAFTGEVSGPMLADLGVDYVIIGHSERRQYFAETDETVNKKVHAAFKYGLTPIICVGESLTQREQGVTEDLIRYQVKIALKGLSADQVKKLVIAYEPIWAIGTGKTATNEQANEVCGIIRNTIKSLYGEDTAEAVRIQYGGSVNAENAADLFSMSDIDGGLVGGASLKLDDFTKIARYNK, encoded by the coding sequence ATGAGTATGCTAAACAAAAAGACCATCGAAGATATTGATGTTAGCGGCAAAAAGGTCATAGTAAGAGTTGACTTCAATGTCCCGTTGGATGAGAACAGGAATATAACGGATGATAAAAGAATAGTAGGAGCCCTGCCTACAATAAAATACCTTGTTGACAAAGGCGCCAAAACAATTCTTGTTTCCCATTTGGGAAGGCCCAAGAACGGCTTTGAAGAAAAGTACAGCATGAAACCGACAGCTGTAAGATTAAGCGAACTTCTGGGCAAGGAAGTTATAATGGCAAAGGATGTCATCGGAGAAGATGCAAAGGCTAAAGCTGCAGCTTTGAAACCCGGTGAAGTTTTGATGCTGGAGAATGTAAGATTCCATAAGGAAGAAGAAAAGAATGATCCGGCTTTTGCAAAAGAACTGGCAAGCCTGGCTGAAATTTATGTTAACGATGCTTTCGGAACTGCCCACAGGGCTCATGCATCCACGGCAGGCCTGGCTGATTATCTCCCTGCAGTATGCGGCTACCTTATAAAGAAGGAAATCGAATTCATGGGCAAAGCCCTTTCCAACCCCGAAAGGCCGTTTACAGCCATACTTGGTGGAGCAAAAGTTTCCGATAAGATCGGTGTTATAGAAAACCTTCTGGACAAGGTGGATACTCTGATTATAGGCGGAGGAATGGCATATACCTTCCTGAAAGCAAAAGGATACAAGATTGGCGATTCCATCTGTGAAAATGACAAGCTGGATCTGGCAAAGAGCCTGATGGAAAAAGCTGAAAAGAAAGGCGTAAAACTTATGCTTCCGATAGGCAGCATAGTTGGTAAGGAATTCAAGAACGACACCGAGTATAAGTATGTTCCTTCCGATGCAATGCCTGATGGTTGGATGGGAATGGATATCGGTTCCCTCACAATTGAGCAGTTCTCCAAGGAAATAAAGAAATCCAAGACAATAGTTTGGAATGGTCCTATGGGAGTTTTCGAGTTCCCGAATTTTGCTACCGGTACTAAGGAAATCGCCCGTGCAGTTGCTGAATCCGGTGCCATTTCAATAGTTGGTGGAGGAGACTCTGCTGCAGCCATTGAACAATTGGGCTTTGCTGATAAGATAACACATATTTCCACCGGTGGTGGAGCATCCCTGGAATTCCTTGAAGGAAAGGTTCTCCCCGGTATAGCTGTTTTGATGGATAAAAACCCGAGGAAAAAGATAGCTGCAGGAAACTGGAAGATGAACAAGACTGCCAGTGAAGCGGTAGAATTTGTAGAAGCATTGAAGCCAAGGGTTGCCGATGCAGATACTGAAGTGGTAGTAGGTGTTCCCTTTGTTTGCCTGCCTGCAGTTAAAAAAGCTGTTGAAGGCTCCAATATAAAGGTTGCCGCTCAGAATATGCATTGGGAAGAAAAAGGTGCTTTTACCGGTGAGGTTTCAGGACCTATGCTGGCAGACTTGGGTGTTGACTATGTAATAATAGGCCACAGCGAAAGAAGACAGTATTTCGCAGAGACGGATGAAACCGTCAACAAGAAAGTTCATGCTGCATTTAAATATGGTCTGACCCCCATCATCTGTGTTGGGGAATCCCTTACCCAGAGAGAACAGGGAGTAACCGAAGACCTCATAAGATACCAGGTTAAGATAGCGCTTAAGGGCCTCAGCGCAGACCAGGTTAAAAAGCTTGTTATAGCTTATGAACCTATCTGGGCTATCGGAACTGGTAAGACTGCAACCAACGAGCAGGCAAATGAAGTATGCGGCATAATCAGGAATACAATCAAGAGCCTCTATGGTGAAGATACTGCTGAGGCTGTACGTATTCAATACGGTGGAAGCGTCAACGCCGAAAATGCTGCCGATCTCTTCTCCATGTCCGATATAGACGGTGGTCTTGTAGGCGGAGCAAGCCTTAAGCTCGACGACTTCACAAAGATAGCAAGATATAATAAATAA
- the gap gene encoding type I glyceraldehyde-3-phosphate dehydrogenase has product MAVKIGINGFGRIGRLVFRAAIKNPNVEVKGINDPFIDLEYMKYMLTYDTVHGKFDGTVEVKGDKLVVNGKEISVFAAMNPEEIPWSSCGAEYIVESTGVFTETAKASAHFKGGAKKVVISAPSKDAPMFVMGVNHNTYTKDMNVVSNASCTTNCLAPLAKVVHENFGIIEGLMTTVHSYTATQKTVDGPSKKDWRGGRAAAANIIPSSTGAAKAVGKVIPDLNGKLTGMSMRVPTPDVSVVDLTCRLEKPATYEEIKAAIKKASENELKGILGYTEDEVVSSDFIGDPRTSIFDAKAGISLNDNFVKLIAWYDNEWGYSNKVVDLICHMAEVDAK; this is encoded by the coding sequence ATGGCAGTAAAGATAGGTATTAATGGTTTTGGTCGTATAGGCCGTCTTGTTTTTAGGGCTGCAATTAAAAACCCTAATGTTGAAGTTAAAGGTATAAACGATCCCTTCATCGATCTTGAGTACATGAAATATATGTTGACATATGATACTGTACATGGCAAGTTCGATGGAACAGTTGAAGTAAAAGGTGACAAGCTGGTTGTTAACGGAAAGGAAATTTCCGTATTTGCAGCTATGAACCCTGAGGAGATTCCATGGTCTTCCTGCGGAGCTGAGTACATAGTTGAATCAACCGGTGTGTTCACAGAAACTGCTAAGGCATCAGCTCACTTCAAGGGTGGAGCAAAGAAAGTTGTTATAAGCGCTCCTTCAAAGGATGCTCCGATGTTCGTTATGGGCGTTAACCACAACACATACACCAAGGATATGAACGTAGTATCCAACGCATCCTGCACAACCAACTGTCTTGCTCCTTTGGCTAAGGTTGTTCATGAAAACTTTGGAATCATTGAAGGTCTGATGACAACAGTTCACTCCTACACAGCTACTCAGAAGACTGTTGACGGTCCTTCAAAGAAAGACTGGAGAGGCGGCCGTGCAGCTGCAGCTAATATAATTCCTTCATCCACAGGTGCTGCAAAAGCTGTTGGAAAGGTTATTCCTGATTTGAACGGAAAACTCACAGGTATGTCCATGAGAGTTCCTACTCCTGATGTATCTGTTGTAGACTTGACCTGCCGTCTTGAAAAGCCTGCAACTTATGAGGAAATCAAGGCTGCTATCAAGAAAGCTTCAGAAAATGAATTAAAGGGTATCCTCGGATACACTGAAGACGAAGTAGTATCATCAGATTTCATAGGTGATCCTCGTACTTCAATATTTGACGCAAAAGCAGGTATATCCTTGAATGACAACTTTGTAAAACTCATCGCTTGGTATGACAATGAGTGGGGTTATTCCAACAAGGTTGTTGACCTGATTTGCCACATGGCTGAAGTTGACGCTAAATAA
- a CDS encoding AAA family ATPase, translated as MIKPYLLVVTGRPGSGKTTFSKKLSSELYLPLISRDEIKEGYVNTFQKRHSELPDDTNKVVTDIFFATVKNLLDSNVSLIAEAAFQHKVWESKLEALKSKAKIFMLICKVEDEIAQKRYISRGLDNPMREYFHGDEGVDLTRKGYKAEVKPYGEPRLDVPTFFIDTTNDYSPSIDELRLKIFKVIQE; from the coding sequence ATGATAAAACCGTACTTGTTAGTGGTCACAGGCAGACCGGGTTCGGGGAAGACAACATTTTCTAAGAAGCTGAGCAGTGAATTGTATCTGCCGTTAATTTCCCGGGATGAGATAAAGGAGGGATATGTAAATACATTTCAGAAACGGCATTCAGAGTTGCCTGATGATACGAATAAAGTTGTAACTGATATTTTTTTCGCCACAGTCAAAAACCTTTTGGATAGTAATGTGTCTTTAATAGCAGAGGCGGCTTTTCAGCATAAAGTATGGGAATCGAAGCTGGAGGCGCTTAAAAGTAAAGCTAAAATCTTCATGCTGATATGCAAGGTTGAGGATGAAATTGCCCAAAAAAGATATATTAGCCGTGGGCTGGATAATCCGATGAGAGAATATTTCCATGGCGATGAAGGTGTCGATCTCACAAGGAAAGGATATAAAGCAGAGGTAAAACCCTATGGTGAACCGAGATTAGATGTGCCCACCTTTTTTATTGATACTACAAACGACTATAGTCCATCCATTGATGAATTGCGATTAAAAATTTTCAAAGTGATACAGGAATGA
- a CDS encoding DeoR/GlpR family DNA-binding transcription regulator, whose amino-acid sequence MFIEERHRAILDIISTKGRISIAEIQEKFNISDDSARRDLRILEEKGLLKRTHGGAIPVRQVAFGKPPKTTCKDITEVKENYLAIAKKAVSMIKDNDVVFIMQATVGYFMAQNLPDNIRIRVVTNSIIIAEELRKKDNISVILLGGEMDNKGTCYDAFAIDMIRRLRFDKSFITAACISPKFGLSIQKSQAIGFWNAVIDSSKETIGLFPTEKIGFESVVSICPANRLDILVTDWDAPEEDLKAFDEQGIKIVVVDKE is encoded by the coding sequence ATGTTTATTGAGGAAAGGCATCGGGCAATTCTCGATATCATTTCTACAAAGGGCAGAATATCTATTGCAGAGATACAAGAGAAGTTTAATATTTCTGATGATTCGGCAAGGCGGGATTTGAGAATACTGGAAGAAAAGGGGCTCTTAAAGAGAACCCATGGCGGCGCAATTCCCGTAAGGCAGGTCGCCTTCGGCAAGCCACCCAAAACCACATGCAAAGATATCACAGAGGTTAAGGAAAACTATCTGGCCATAGCCAAAAAAGCGGTTTCAATGATAAAGGATAATGACGTAGTATTTATCATGCAGGCAACCGTCGGATATTTTATGGCGCAAAACTTGCCTGATAACATCCGAATTCGCGTGGTTACAAACTCAATAATTATAGCAGAAGAACTAAGAAAAAAGGATAATATATCCGTAATCCTTTTGGGCGGAGAAATGGATAACAAAGGAACTTGTTATGATGCCTTCGCCATCGACATGATCAGGCGGTTGAGGTTTGACAAATCTTTTATCACGGCAGCCTGCATTTCACCGAAATTTGGCTTGTCCATCCAAAAATCTCAGGCAATAGGATTTTGGAACGCAGTAATCGACAGTTCGAAAGAAACCATAGGGCTGTTTCCAACAGAGAAAATCGGATTTGAATCAGTAGTCAGCATTTGCCCGGCCAACAGGCTGGATATACTGGTTACCGACTGGGATGCACCGGAGGAGGATTTAAAGGCTTTTGACGAGCAAGGAATCAAGATCGTAGTGGTGGATAAGGAATAG
- a CDS encoding aminoglycoside 6-adenylyltransferase yields MRSEQEMMDLIIGVAKADDRIRAVLMVGSRANPTVPRDKYQDYDITYFVKDIKPFYNNVEWIEKNFGKPAILQMPENMSLIPPEGDGHFAYLMIFDDGNRIDLSIEYAPYVDDGEPAIVLLDKDGTLPPLPAPTDKHWHIKPPTEKLFADCCNEFWWCLNNVGKGIARDELPYAMKMFNDYVRDMLNKMIEWYIGINTNFSVSAGKFGKYFKKHLPPDLYAMYSQTYSDSNYENLWASVFTACDLFHTAALRVAEYGGYVYNQREEDAMIKYLNRIKNEIMLRQS; encoded by the coding sequence ATGCGCAGTGAACAAGAAATGATGGATCTGATAATTGGTGTTGCCAAGGCAGATGATCGGATTCGAGCTGTTTTAATGGTTGGCTCCCGGGCTAATCCCACTGTTCCCAGGGACAAATATCAGGACTATGACATCACTTACTTTGTAAAGGACATAAAGCCTTTTTACAACAACGTGGAATGGATTGAAAAGAATTTTGGAAAGCCTGCTATACTGCAAATGCCGGAAAACATGTCGTTAATTCCGCCTGAAGGAGATGGGCATTTTGCATATTTAATGATTTTTGACGATGGGAATAGAATTGATTTGAGCATTGAATATGCTCCTTATGTTGATGACGGTGAGCCGGCGATTGTGCTTTTGGACAAAGACGGGACTTTGCCTCCGCTGCCTGCACCAACTGATAAACACTGGCACATCAAGCCTCCGACCGAAAAGCTGTTTGCAGACTGTTGCAATGAGTTCTGGTGGTGCCTGAACAATGTTGGAAAAGGTATTGCCAGGGATGAATTGCCGTATGCTATGAAGATGTTCAATGATTATGTCCGGGATATGTTAAACAAAATGATTGAATGGTATATTGGTATCAATACGAATTTTTCAGTTTCCGCCGGGAAGTTTGGCAAGTACTTCAAAAAACATCTGCCACCGGATTTGTATGCAATGTATTCCCAAACATATTCGGATAGCAACTATGAGAACCTCTGGGCTTCTGTTTTTACTGCCTGCGACTTATTTCACACAGCAGCCTTGCGTGTCGCTGAGTATGGCGGTTATGTTTACAACCAGAGGGAGGAAGATGCCATGATAAAGTACCTGAACAGAATTAAGAATGAAATAATGCTGCGTCAGTCATGA
- a CDS encoding GNAT family N-acetyltransferase, with product MVLETKNLIIRQFEKTDDADLLEAMECPLVHQMYSNGFTAIDKVQGYIQLLLQEYQSGKVRTLAVAEKSSNKLIGSITLDVLEFFARAEISYWINKSYRNMGYATEAVKAIIAYCFDALSLNRVQALTSNPASERVLKKSGMIYEGTLRQYFKFGDTSWDVKMYAILKEDYSSAKGS from the coding sequence ATGGTTTTGGAAACGAAAAATCTAATAATCCGCCAGTTTGAAAAAACCGATGATGCGGATTTGTTGGAAGCCATGGAATGTCCACTGGTTCACCAAATGTATAGCAACGGTTTCACTGCTATTGATAAAGTTCAGGGTTATATTCAGCTTTTATTGCAGGAATACCAGTCCGGTAAGGTTCGCACATTGGCCGTAGCTGAAAAAAGTTCAAATAAACTGATTGGTTCAATTACTCTTGATGTCTTGGAGTTTTTCGCCAGAGCCGAAATAAGCTATTGGATAAATAAAAGTTATAGAAATATGGGTTATGCAACCGAAGCTGTCAAAGCAATAATTGCATATTGCTTTGATGCCCTGTCCCTGAATCGTGTTCAGGCGCTGACGAGCAATCCGGCTTCTGAACGGGTGCTTAAGAAGTCTGGGATGATATATGAGGGGACATTGAGGCAGTATTTTAAATTTGGAGACACTTCTTGGGATGTTAAAATGTATGCCATATTAAAGGAAGATTACAGCTCGGCCAAAGGATCATAA
- a CDS encoding pyridoxamine 5'-phosphate oxidase family protein, whose protein sequence is MIRDVEKTIGNLIDKQGVAFISSIDDDGFPNTKAMLPPRKREGIKYFYFSTNTSSMRVSQYRKNPKACIYFCDRRFFRGVMLKGTMEVLEDNESKEMIWREGDTMYYSEGVHDPDYCVLRFTAQEGRYYSNFKSEQFTVV, encoded by the coding sequence ATGATCAGGGATGTGGAAAAAACAATTGGGAACTTGATTGATAAGCAAGGAGTGGCCTTTATTAGCTCCATTGATGACGATGGTTTTCCAAACACAAAAGCGATGCTTCCTCCCAGAAAGAGAGAAGGGATCAAATACTTTTATTTTTCAACCAATACATCATCTATGCGTGTCAGTCAATACAGAAAAAACCCAAAGGCCTGCATATATTTTTGCGACAGGCGCTTCTTCAGAGGTGTGATGTTGAAGGGAACAATGGAGGTTCTTGAAGATAACGAAAGCAAAGAAATGATCTGGCGGGAAGGGGACACCATGTATTATTCGGAAGGCGTGCATGATCCGGATTACTGTGTATTAAGATTTACCGCCCAAGAAGGCAGATATTACAGCAATTTTAAGTCAGAACAGTTTACTGTTGTTTAG
- a CDS encoding AraC family transcriptional regulator, protein MDWVERTNRAIDYIEENLTGDINYSEAAKAACCSTYHFSRLFAAVTGVTLSEYIRRRRLSLAAFDLQNSNEKVIDIALKYGYDSPDSFARAFQNMHGVKPSEAREKGVQLKVFPRMSFQIIIKGDMEMEYRLEELDFELRIVGKRKTVNTKKAFEEIPALWNGSKKDGFMQKLIDMSWENPKCKLESLLGICGKEAAIMDEEFDYFMGVRYDGVVPEGMEVLIIPSGLWAVFPNVIDAWKRLYSEWLPTSGYELANLPCIECHYPPGHDPDNELWVPIVKK, encoded by the coding sequence ATGGATTGGGTTGAAAGAACTAACCGGGCAATTGACTATATTGAGGAGAATCTGACAGGGGATATAAACTATTCTGAGGCCGCGAAGGCTGCCTGTTGTTCAACCTATCACTTTTCAAGATTATTTGCTGCGGTGACAGGAGTTACTTTGTCCGAGTACATAAGGCGAAGGAGACTATCCCTTGCGGCTTTTGATTTGCAAAATAGCAATGAAAAAGTCATAGACATAGCTCTCAAATATGGTTATGATTCCCCGGATTCTTTTGCACGTGCATTTCAAAATATGCATGGAGTCAAGCCATCAGAAGCACGTGAAAAAGGAGTTCAATTAAAAGTCTTTCCCCGAATGTCCTTTCAAATAATAATCAAGGGAGATATGGAAATGGAGTACAGATTGGAAGAGCTTGATTTCGAATTAAGGATTGTTGGGAAAAGAAAAACCGTAAATACTAAAAAAGCTTTTGAAGAGATACCTGCCCTTTGGAATGGCTCTAAAAAAGATGGATTTATGCAAAAGCTTATTGACATGTCCTGGGAAAATCCAAAATGCAAGTTAGAAAGCCTTTTGGGCATTTGCGGGAAAGAAGCTGCTATAATGGATGAAGAGTTCGATTACTTCATGGGAGTAAGATATGATGGGGTCGTTCCTGAAGGTATGGAGGTTTTAATAATACCATCTGGCTTATGGGCAGTTTTTCCAAATGTTATAGATGCATGGAAGAGATTATACTCAGAATGGCTTCCGACCTCAGGCTATGAACTCGCAAACCTGCCTTGCATAGAATGCCATTATCCACCTGGGCATGATCCGGACAATGAGCTATGGGTACCAATTGTAAAGAAGTAA
- a CDS encoding DUF2156 domain-containing protein encodes MGILMMDFSEINISDKQLFDKYIKESNPQASELTFTNFFMWRDYYKFRYALAGDLLCVVSADDKKGPFAFAPIGSCNDDNFTEALAAIKEYFNKKGWALRFSRVTEKELPYFKKSAAVKGDFIEDRDNSDYVYLTENLINLSGKKYDGKRNHIKRFKKQYEYEYVILGPEHVDECSRIMLEWCKSRDCGCQRGEYCERHANMELLQNYEVLGCKGAIIKVDGRFEAFTVGEMLNSDTAVIHTEKANSAIHGLYTFINQQFCEHEWKDTMYINREQDLGIEGIRKAKLSYNPVMMIRKYNIL; translated from the coding sequence TTGGGGATACTGATGATGGATTTTTCAGAAATTAACATAAGTGATAAGCAGTTGTTTGACAAGTATATAAAAGAGAGCAATCCGCAGGCATCGGAATTGACATTTACCAATTTTTTTATGTGGAGAGATTACTATAAGTTCAGGTATGCATTGGCCGGTGACCTGCTTTGTGTTGTTTCGGCAGATGATAAAAAAGGCCCCTTTGCTTTTGCCCCTATAGGGAGTTGTAATGACGATAACTTTACAGAAGCTCTGGCTGCTATTAAGGAATATTTTAATAAAAAGGGATGGGCTCTTCGATTTAGCAGGGTGACTGAAAAGGAACTGCCCTATTTCAAAAAGTCAGCCGCTGTTAAAGGTGATTTTATTGAGGACAGGGATAACAGTGATTACGTTTATCTGACGGAAAACCTGATAAATCTTTCCGGTAAAAAGTATGATGGTAAACGAAATCATATCAAGAGATTCAAAAAGCAATATGAGTATGAATATGTGATTTTAGGGCCTGAGCATGTGGACGAATGTTCCAGGATAATGCTGGAATGGTGTAAAAGCAGGGATTGTGGCTGTCAGAGGGGCGAATACTGCGAGCGGCATGCAAATATGGAGCTTTTGCAAAATTATGAGGTCCTTGGCTGCAAAGGTGCTATTATAAAGGTTGATGGGCGTTTTGAAGCGTTCACCGTAGGGGAGATGTTGAACAGCGACACTGCCGTTATCCATACCGAAAAGGCCAACAGTGCCATTCATGGACTTTATACCTTTATAAACCAGCAGTTCTGCGAGCATGAATGGAAGGATACGATGTATATAAACAGAGAACAGGACCTTGGCATAGAGGGTATAAGAAAGGCAAAGCTTTCATACAATCCTGTGATGATGATAAGGAAGTATAACATATTGTGA
- a CDS encoding 6-phosphofructokinase, which translates to MKKRIGVLTGGGDCPGLNAALRAVVKTAMTKYDYEVIGFKDGYKGLVINNFIRFKPGDVSGILDKGGTILGTSNRDNPFHFMMKKDGVTEYKDMSDRVVENLHMHDIDCLVVIGGDGTLAAARDLARKGVNIVGVPKTIDNDLNATDKTFGFMTAVETATEAIDKLHSTAESHHRVMILEVMGRNAGWIALEAGIAGGADVIVIPEIPYDIHKIARSVLQRKNEGKSFSIIVVAEGSRPIDGEPVIKKSEEESHDSVRFGGIGNKLAYDIERLTGIETRVTVLGHLQRGGRPIPYDRILSTRYGVAAVELAHREEYGKMVSLKGNEIVSVSLDEAVGTLKTVPPDGELVRIAKSVGVSFGD; encoded by the coding sequence ATGAAGAAACGTATTGGAGTGTTGACCGGAGGCGGGGATTGTCCGGGCTTGAATGCAGCTTTGAGGGCTGTTGTAAAGACAGCTATGACAAAATATGACTATGAGGTAATAGGCTTCAAGGATGGATATAAGGGCCTTGTAATCAACAACTTTATCAGGTTTAAACCCGGCGATGTTTCCGGAATTCTCGATAAAGGAGGAACCATACTTGGTACCTCAAACAGGGATAATCCTTTTCATTTCATGATGAAAAAAGATGGGGTAACGGAGTACAAGGACATGTCCGACAGGGTCGTTGAAAACTTGCATATGCATGACATCGACTGCCTTGTTGTAATCGGAGGAGATGGAACTCTGGCCGCTGCAAGGGATCTTGCCAGAAAGGGTGTCAATATCGTGGGAGTTCCTAAAACCATCGATAACGACCTTAATGCCACGGATAAAACCTTCGGCTTTATGACAGCGGTGGAGACCGCTACCGAAGCCATAGACAAACTTCATTCGACTGCAGAGTCGCACCATAGGGTTATGATACTGGAAGTTATGGGAAGAAATGCCGGGTGGATAGCCCTGGAGGCAGGAATAGCCGGAGGAGCCGATGTGATCGTCATTCCGGAAATACCCTATGATATACATAAAATAGCCCGGAGCGTCCTGCAAAGGAAAAATGAAGGTAAAAGCTTCAGCATAATAGTAGTGGCGGAAGGCTCCAGGCCTATAGATGGAGAACCTGTTATTAAAAAATCGGAGGAAGAAAGCCACGATTCGGTAAGATTTGGAGGAATTGGCAACAAACTGGCGTATGATATTGAAAGGCTTACCGGGATAGAAACCAGGGTGACGGTTTTAGGACACCTCCAGAGAGGTGGAAGGCCTATACCTTATGACAGGATACTTTCCACACGATACGGAGTAGCAGCTGTAGAATTGGCCCACAGGGAAGAGTACGGAAAAATGGTCAGCCTGAAGGGAAACGAAATAGTATCCGTTTCCCTGGATGAGGCAGTGGGAACTTTAAAGACAGTTCCACCGGATGGAGAGCTGGTAAGGATTGCAAAAAGCGTTGGGGTAAGTTTTGGGGATTAA
- a CDS encoding M20/M25/M40 family metallo-hydrolase — protein sequence MVKEERLAQEFMELVRIDSLTFQERQMADTLRQKLEAMGLSVYEDDAGSKIGGNAGNLLCTVKGNKKAPAVLLMAHMDTVVPGKGKKPVVSGDVIKTDGTTVLGGDDVAGIACILEAIRVIKENNLEHGDIQIAFTVAEEGGLWGAKHLDYNKIYAKYGIVLDEGGPIGTAAIKAPSQNKIDVVVKGKASHAGVSPEKGISAIQIAAEAISGMKLGRIDEETTANIGIISGGQATNIICDRVEIKAEARSRDQAKLEAQTRHMKECFEKAAAKFGGQVEFVSENAYPAFNIDEEDEIIKVLETAAQKAGIRLNLEATGGGSDTNIVNQKGIKAVNISVGMDKVHSVEEQISIKDMASATRFLVEIITSIDR from the coding sequence ATGGTAAAGGAAGAAAGGCTTGCCCAGGAATTTATGGAGTTAGTCCGAATTGACAGCCTGACATTTCAGGAGAGACAGATGGCGGATACGCTAAGGCAGAAGCTTGAAGCTATGGGTCTTTCTGTTTATGAAGATGATGCAGGCTCTAAAATCGGAGGAAATGCCGGAAACCTCCTTTGTACCGTAAAAGGAAATAAAAAAGCTCCGGCAGTGCTTTTGATGGCTCACATGGATACAGTTGTACCTGGAAAGGGTAAAAAACCTGTAGTTTCCGGCGACGTAATAAAGACCGATGGGACAACTGTCCTGGGAGGAGACGATGTGGCAGGAATAGCGTGCATTCTGGAAGCTATAAGGGTAATTAAAGAAAACAATTTGGAGCATGGTGACATTCAGATTGCTTTTACAGTGGCTGAAGAAGGAGGACTGTGGGGAGCAAAGCATCTTGATTATAACAAGATCTATGCCAAATACGGCATTGTGCTGGATGAGGGCGGTCCCATAGGAACTGCAGCCATAAAAGCTCCATCGCAGAACAAAATAGATGTGGTTGTGAAAGGAAAGGCATCCCATGCCGGGGTATCCCCGGAAAAAGGCATCAGCGCCATACAGATTGCTGCCGAAGCCATATCCGGCATGAAGCTGGGGAGGATAGACGAAGAGACCACAGCAAACATCGGAATTATCAGCGGCGGACAGGCTACGAACATCATTTGCGACAGGGTGGAAATAAAAGCAGAGGCACGGAGCCGCGATCAAGCCAAGCTGGAGGCTCAGACCCGACATATGAAGGAATGCTTTGAAAAAGCGGCGGCAAAATTCGGCGGGCAAGTGGAGTTTGTTTCTGAGAATGCGTATCCGGCATTTAATATCGATGAGGAAGATGAAATAATAAAGGTTCTGGAAACTGCAGCCCAAAAAGCCGGTATCCGTCTCAACCTTGAGGCTACCGGAGGAGGCAGTGATACGAACATAGTCAACCAAAAGGGCATCAAGGCCGTAAACATAAGCGTAGGAATGGACAAGGTGCATAGTGTTGAAGAGCAGATATCCATAAAGGATATGGCCAGTGCCACCAGATTTTTGGTTGAAATAATAACATCAATCGACAGGTGA
- a CDS encoding tRNA (cytidine(34)-2'-O)-methyltransferase, with translation MALEIVLVEPEIPQNTGNIARTCAAIGAGLHLVRPLGFSVEDRYLKRAGLDYWNEVNIHYYDSFAEVKEKHPEGVFYYATTKAPNTYADIKYPQNCFLVFGKETAGLPEELLKENREYCIRIPMREGIRSLNLSNSVAVVAYEVMRQHGFENLQGKGHLTKYEW, from the coding sequence TTGGCATTGGAAATCGTGCTGGTGGAGCCGGAAATACCTCAAAACACCGGGAACATTGCCAGAACATGCGCTGCCATTGGCGCAGGGCTTCACCTGGTAAGACCATTGGGCTTTTCAGTAGAGGACAGATATTTGAAACGGGCAGGATTGGATTATTGGAACGAAGTGAATATACATTATTATGACAGCTTTGCCGAAGTAAAAGAAAAGCATCCTGAAGGCGTGTTCTATTACGCAACTACGAAAGCTCCGAATACTTATGCGGATATTAAATACCCTCAGAATTGCTTTCTGGTATTTGGGAAGGAGACGGCCGGACTTCCGGAAGAGCTCCTTAAGGAGAACAGGGAGTATTGCATAAGAATTCCCATGAGGGAAGGCATACGTTCACTGAACCTTTCCAACTCGGTTGCAGTGGTGGCATATGAAGTGATGAGGCAGCATGGCTTTGAAAATTTGCAGGGAAAAGGCCATCTGACAAAGTATGAGTGGTAA